A genomic stretch from Sphaerodactylus townsendi isolate TG3544 linkage group LG15, MPM_Stown_v2.3, whole genome shotgun sequence includes:
- the LOC125444789 gene encoding helicase SRCAP isoform X4, giving the protein MQNSPTEQHHALHTQVELEIAPDRMTGSNPVSPASSGSPASSGSISPPHLTHDSSLDSHLGLDGPKAQNRTLASPSMYASPDPASMWDKTHAEIAEQAKHEAEIENRIAEMKKEGFWSLKRLSKVPEPARPKVHWDYLCEEMQWLSADFAQERRWKRGVARKVVRMVIRHHEEQKQKEERAKREEQAKLRRIASSIAKEVKQFWSNVEKVVQFKQQSRLEEKRKKALDLQLDFIVGQTEKYSDLLTQSLNETLPVTSKTSSSHAGSTASSPPPPSQLIEDEDGDFQPHEESDDEETIEVEEQQEGNDSETRQREIELLKQEGELPLEQLLQSLPPQILENSFSVPPCASSSDNEEEEEDSEEEEEQEEKHISKNLKEKPKPVAQRTKKPWKPDEEFTANEEEAEDEEETIDAEEKLEGSVDHSKELDDLAQEGELPMEELLQKYAGAYASDFEMESDASSEASEPSTSEYEVESEEEDSSCQSDSTEEGGSEQDESEEEVALEGEASVSQEEDFGVEYLLKQDEDRGGEGDNDLTQAPGPKKEITDIAAAAESLQPKGYTLATTQVKTPIPYLLRGTLREYQHIGLDWLVTMYEKKLNGILADEMGLGKTIQTISLLAHLACEKGSWGPHLIIVPTSVMLNWEMEIKRWCPSFKILTYYGAQKERKLKRQGWTKPNAFHICITSYKLVLQDHQAFRRKNWKYLILDEAQNIKNFKSQRWQSLLNFNSQRRLLLTGTPLQNSLMELWSLMHFLMPHVFQSHREFKEWFSNPLTGMIEGSQEYNENLVKRLHKVLRPFLLRRVKVDVEKQMPKKYEHVIKCRLSKRQRYLYDDFMAQATTKETLATGHFMSVINILMQLRKVCNHPNLFDPRPIHSPFITEGVCFNTASLVLHALDNDPFKHVDMGIFDLINLEDRVSRYETDTFLPKWKVTRKLIEEIAESPDPPPRPKPVKMKVNRMLQPMPKPENRTVVLVNSPRPAAPLQRPVTPLLPETLAPALAPLHHPGLVLPGSVQPPAVPVSVSLPVPPSPVTMSISVPPPARPQTPTLVPPLSQNSTAATLLHTQTSAPQVLPMTMTAAQLIPNASRPTLPPPPISPTAMSTSSLKLGIGPAPVGQLQAPNTLAMTTMGQLQGISAIGQPQVPSTLAMSAVGQPQGMSVVGQLQAPSTLAMSAVGQLQAPNTLATVGQPQGMSVVGQPQAPSTLAVSVMGQPHASSTQAMSAVGQPQAVSALGQLQAPNTLAISAMGQPQTPSTLAMSVLGQPQAISAVGQSQAPNTLAVSAVGQPPAPSTLPLSVLGQPQALNTLAVSTVGQPQTLNTLAVSAVGHPQAPSTLPVSVAGQPPNTLAVSTVGQSQAPNTLAMSAVGQQPQAPNTLTVSAMGQSQAPNTLAISAVGQPQATSTLAVSGAGQPQAPNTLGPAPPAQQSAGPLGSGPIGGMLKPMNIHSAAVPALPGYNFAASGALQQRLLLSPDMQARLPSGEVVSIGQLASLANRPLQSTAGSKPLTFQIQGNKLTLTGTQVRQVTMPQPARQLPRNVVHLVSAGGQHHIISQPAQVALIQAMAQQAGQSPVGVQAVPGHHPPTILPVPATSTAAAAVASTATISVPIAATQVSASLPSSVAPFTLSPAATVTVSTSPAMIPQTTSSPGPREEPEILMLRSTTPTPPPPSILAPRPRRQPPPPPRSPFYLESLEEKRKKQKEERLDRLFRLNEQHCNLAPIYGTEVLRFCTLFPPAAAAWRNGEETEEQAAAAEDVEPRGWRGTSYTHCYAAQVQRDPQNLASHWQRSETLAQAILTPQQRIKQLTNIIERFIFAMPPVEAPAITMHTSHPPPSLLLQQAVFKETLRQELSSRASCLHRIVCNMRTQFPDLRLIQYDCGKLQTLDVLLRQLKAGAHRVLIFTQMTRMLDVLEQFLNYHGHIYLRLDGSTRVEQRQALMERFNADKRIFCFILSTRSGGVGVNLTGADTVVFYDSDWNPTMDAQAQDRCHRIGQTRDVHIYRLISERTVEENILKKANQKRMLGDMAIEGGNFTTAYFKQQTIRDLFDMPLDEPGKKEGEAPLPAQEEEEDPMATKQAQILEQALCRAEDPEDIRAATQAKAEQVAELAEFNENIPLDADDRPSREEEEEMSRAEQEIASLVEQLTPIERYAMNFLEASLEDISREELKQAEEQVEAARKDIDQAKDEVVFKLPEDEDECLLTEEASSKRSKKARGSSRTASERTGTRMSERLRSTRQTLRDGDGGDAESPQARLPHLRHSRATAEEEDDGLPQVAQHTRGAAIRRELVRDDMPAHPAPHARRTAVRREELWTKLPAGGERLPKLAQHRTEALASSDRILRTNLHRTDTQPAGEKLLRVTPPKPDLGAAGDRLLRGTHPVGDRPPRSASQRTDTGVDKVLRAGQQKPEKPLGLDKLQSSPPRPEAPTFEAQVPQIHPQGLDRDAIKVKVDLREQKGEVFHHRPSSPGLPASKDGRTIEASACPGPLAHEKPLNIQTPPDTEKAPLKILETSPDLAAPVATVKLPYESRPEDAREVGLAAGVQKECLSQPEEKTDKSPTAERQDPLNSVNDVPAQEAQERASLGSVDRTGSEKAVCQSSEDTPLENTDRVVPESISEAMKVEGPVQTSPDRSAAAAGCLPQLETPPCVKEQNGLEQPPRIGGLPCPVPSFPNEPKPKMSPAETAPPTPEPAIGEAGSLKESLKQGPGAGGKPLPAEELRNKETEVPARCPETDSVQESPLAVAVISPGAVSSDENPSPARAPRRRTSADVLILRSCQDQDGPAAKVLRKLPGRLVTVVEEKELIRRRRRNRVRRLEAATSAVLSPSNSSEPEASSSSKPLPLLRDLPARRRIELESRAAAKEKDGCPREELLVHASPEPVKRKRGRPPKNKTPEQQSSGLPRPCLEPALEINPQSKALEKKMPEIQPPKKAPEKNTPRTASAKSKGHSSKNDSPVEKRRRGRPPKIREPPIVPPRSPAVLPATLANPLIAELSPKVPEQLNTPIGPAPLTEATSGVHEPVDIHPKSTSISKTSPKGRNRKTPHPKPASKPVSKAQDLAKPPKQLSKSSAEEREPLASAPATQPVPERQQLPSPPCPLPQTALAPPSAEAPPKRKRGRPPKNSVSPCVEATRPPPSTSDQETSIENKAPAPPVRKRRRRRRKDELGPALASVNQSSSEGEDARPLTRLAVLKREEKPEPSSEGSAQPASKRAGAEGASSAESSTGEQPSSDAPSRSTRLRPGCLVPPLVRETQRRKRRCSLGGSQASNSSKSPVPQAASEQEGGESESSLQSSSESSGNKRIQHPKRQCYESAGVRGRGRGQRYKRGLADRILRSAAKPPESTHSASSPVPMRKAGPASTPTSVGAVSGTPSAVTSSAAPLTSSLSNRGRKPKT; this is encoded by the exons ATGCAGAACAGTCCTACTGAACAGCACCATGCGCTGCACACACAGGTAGAGTTGGAG ATTGCACCAGACAGAATGACGGGCAGCAACCCAGTGTCACCAGCCTCATCGGGCTCACctgcctccagtggcagcatctCACCACCACATCTCACCCACGACTCCTCTCTGGACAGCCACCTGGGCTTGGATGGTCCCAAGGCACAGAACAGAACCCTGGCATCACCCAGCATGTACGCCTCCCCTGACCCGGCAAGCATGTGGGACAAGACGCATGCTGAGATCGCCGAGCAGGCCAAGCAC GAGGCAGAGATTGAGAACCGTATTGCCGAAATGAAAAAGGAGGGTTTCTGGTCCCTGAAGAGGCTGTCTAAGGTGCCCGAGCCTGCTCGTCCCAAAGTGCACTGGGACTATCTCTGTGAGGAGATGCAGTGGCTGTCTGCTGACTTTGCCCAAGAGCGCCGCTGGAAGAGAGGAGTCGCAAGGAAG GTTGTGCGTATGGTGATTAGGCATCATGAAGAACAGAAGCAGAAAGAGGAGCGCGCCAAACGAGAGGAACAGGCCAAGTTGCGCCGCATTGCCTCCTCGATTGCCAAAGAGGTCAAGCAGTTCTGGAGCAATGTAGAGAAG GTTGTCCAGTTCAAACAGCAGTCACGGCTGGAGGAGAAGCGGAAAAAAGCTCTGGACCTGCAGCTGGACTTCATAGTCGGCCAGACAGAGAAGTACTCGGACCTGCTGACCCAAAGCCTCAATGAAACCCTTCCGGTTACCAGCAAGACCAGCAGCTCCCACGCCGGCTCTACTGCCTCTAGCCCACCACCTCCAAGTCAACTTATTGAGGATGAAG ACGGTGATTTCCAGCCCCACGAGGAGTCAGATGATGAGGAGACGATTGAGgtggaggagcagcaggaagGGAACGACTCCGAGACTCGGCAACGGGAGATCGAACTGCTGAAGCAAGAGGGCGAACTGCCTCTGGAGCAACTGCTGCAATCACTGCCTCCCCAGATCCTGGAGAATTCTTTCAGCGTGCCGCCTTGTGCCTCCAGCTCTGacaatgaggaagaagaggaggacagtgaagaggaagaagagcaagaagaaaaaCACATCTCCAAGAACCTAAAG GAAAAACCAAAGCCTGTTGCGCAAAGGACTAAAAAGCCTTGGAAACCCGATGAGGAGTTCACTGCCAACGAAGAGGAAG ctgaagatgaagaagagacgATAGATGCAGAAGAAAAGCTGGAAGGCAGCGTGGATCACAGCAAAGAGCTGGATGACCTGGCCCAGGAAG GTGAGCTGCCCATGGAAGAGTTGTTGCAGAAATATGCTGGTGCCTACGCCTCAGACTTTGAAATGGAGTCAGACGCATCTTCCGAGGCTTCGGAGCCCAGCACCTCTGAGTATGAAGTGGAATCCGAAGAGGAGGACAGCAGTTGCCAATCAG ATTCCACCGAAGAGGGAGGGAGCGAGCAGGATGAAAGCGAAGAGGAGGTTGCCCTTGAGGGAGAAGCTTCGGTTAGTCAGGAGGAGGACTTTGGTGTTGAGTACCTGCTGAAGCAGGACGAGGACCGTGGAGGCGAGGGAGACAACGATTTGACCCAAGCTCCAGGGCCCAAGAAGGAAATTACTGATATTGCTGCCGCAGCAGAGAGCCTGCAGCCCAAAGGCTACACCCTGGCTACTACCCAG GTGAAAACGCCCATTCCTTATCTGCTACGAGGGACACTGCGAGAGTATCAGCACATTGGTCTGGACTGGTTGGTTACTATGTACGAGAAGAAGCTCAATGGTATTTTGGCGGACGAGATGGGACTTGGCAAAACCATCCAGACCATCTCCCTGCTGGCGCATCTGGCCTGTGAAAAGG GTAGCTGGGGACCCCACCTGATCATTGTTCCCACTAGTGTCATGCTGAATTGGGAGATGGAGATCAAGCGCTGGTGCCCCAGTTTCAAGATCCTCACTTACTATGGGGCACAGAAGGAGCGTAAGCTGAAGCGGCAG GGCTGGACCAAACCCAACGCCTTCCACATCTGCATCACCTCGTACAAGCTGGTGCTGCAGGATCACCAGGCCTTTCGGCGCAAGAATTGGAAATATCTGATCCTGGACGAAGCTCAAAATATCAAGAACTTCAAATCTCAGCGCTGGCAGTCATTGCTGAACTTCAacag CCAAAGGCGGCTGCTGCTGACTGGAACACCTCTCCAGAACAGTTTGATGGAGCTGTGGTCCCTCATGCATTTCCTGATGCCCCACGTTTTCCAGTCGCACCgtgaattcaaggagtggttctCCAATCCTCTGACGGGGATGATCGAAGGCAGTCAGGAATACAATGAGAATCTAGTCAAGAGGCTGCACAAG GTGTTGCGACCTTTCCTCTTAAGGAGGGTGAAAGTTGACGTCGAGAAGCAAATGCCAAAGAAATACGAGCATGTCATCAAGTGCCGGCTTTCCAAGCGCCAGCGTTATCTTTACGATGATTTCATGGCCCAGGCTAC CACCAAGGAGACCTTGGCAACAGGGCACTTCATGAGCGTCATCAACATCTTGATGCAGCTTCGCAAAGTCTGCAACCACCCCAACCTCTTCGACCCCCGGCCCATCCACTCGCCGTTTATCACGGAGGGGGTCTGCTTCAACACGGCCTCTCTTGTCCTTCATGCCCTCGATAATGACCCTTTCAAG CACGTGGACATGGGGATTTTTGACTTGATCAATCTGGAGGACCGTGTTTCCCGTTACGAGACCGACACATTCCTGCCCAAGTGGAAGGTGACGAGGAAACTGATTGAGGAGATTGCCGAGTCCCCCGATCCTCCTCCCAGGCCGAAACCGGTCAAAATGAAAGTGAACAG gaTGCTGCAGCCGATGCCCAAGCCAGAGAATCGTACTGTGGTGCTGGTCAATAGCCCTCGTCCAGCAGCCCCCCTGCAGAGACCCGTAACGCCTCTCCTTCCAGAGACACTGGCCCCTGCTCTGGCTCCACTCCATCATCCAGGCCTGGTCTTGCCAGGGTCTGTGCAGCCCCCCGCAGTTCCTGTCTCAGTGTCTCTCCCCGTGCCACCTTCTCCAGTCACCATGTCCATATCAGTGCCTCCTCCTGCCAGACCACAGACCCCAACTCTAGTGCCTCCTCTGAGCCAGAACAGCACAGCTGCCACCCTGCTCCACACCCAGACATCTGCTCCACAAG TCCTTCCCATGACCATGACTGCTGCTCAGCTGATCCCGAATGCTTCTCGGCCTACTTTACCACCTCCTCCCATTTCTCCCACTGCAATGAGCACCTCCTCACTTAAGCTTGGCATAGGTCCAGCTCCTGTGGGGCAGCTGCAGGCGCCCAACACACTGGCCATGACTACCATGGGGCAGCTGCAGGGCATATCTGCAATAGGGCAGCCACAGGTCCCGAGCACCCTGGCGATGTCCGCTGTGGGGCAGCCACAAGGCATGTCAGTGGTGGGGCAGCTACAGGCACCGAGCACCCTGGCCATGTCTGCCGTGGGGCAGCTACAGGCTCCCAACACCCTGGCCACCGTGGGGCAGCCACAGggcatgtctgttgtggggcaacCCCAGGCCCCCAGCACCCTGGCTGTGTCTGTCATGGGGCAGCCACATGCTTCCAGTACCCAGGCCATGTCCGCTGTGGGGCAGCCACAGGCTGTTTCTGCTCTAGGGCAGCTGCAAGCTCCAAACACCCTGGCCATATCTGCCATGGGGCAGCCGCAGACCCCCAGCACCCTGGCCATGTCTGTCTTGGGGCAGCCACAGGCCATATCCGCTGTGGGGCAGTCACAGGCCCCAAACACTCTGGCTGTGTCCGCTGTGGGGCAGCCACCGGCCCCCAGCACTCTACCTTTGTCTGTTCTGGGACAGCCGCAGGCCCTGAACACCTTGGCTGTATCCACTGTGGGGCAGCCGCAGACCCTGAACACCCTGGCCGTGTCTGCCGTAGGGCACCCGCAGGCACCCAGCACTCTGCCTGTTTCTGTTGCGGGACAGCCCCCCaacactctggctgtgtccactGTGGGACAGTCGCAGGCCCCCAACACCCTAGCCATGTCTGCCGTGGGGCAGCAGCCACAGGCCCCCAACACCCTGACAGTGTCTGCTATGGGGCAGTCACAAGCCCCCAATACCCTGGCCATATCTGCTGTGGGGCAGCCGCAGGCCACCAGCACCCTGGCCGTGTCTGGCGCAGGGCAGCCACAGGCCCCCAACACACTTGGCCCAGCCCCTCCAGCACAGCAGTCCGCCGGCCCCCTGGGCTCAGGCCCCATTGGAGGGATGCTGAAGCCGATGAACATCCATTCTGCCGCTGTCCCCGCCTTGCCTGGCTACAATTTTGCGGCTTCCGGAGCTCTGCAGCAGCGGCTCCTGCTGTCTCCAGATATGCAGGCTCGGCTGCCCT CAGGCGAAGTTGTCAGCATTGGGCAGCTGGCATCCCTGGCCAATCGGCCCCTCCAGAGCACTGCAGGCAGCAAACCCCTCACCTTCCAAATCCAAGGCAACAAGCTGACCTTGACGGGGACCCAGGTGCGCCAGGTCACTATGCCTCAGCCAGCCCGACAGCTGCCAA GGAATGTAGTTCACCTGGTGTCTGCTGGGGGGCAGCATCACATCATCAGCCAGCCAGCACAGGTGGCCTTGATCCAGGCCATGGCCCAGCAGGCAGGACAGTCCCCTGTTGGGGTGCAGGCTGTGCCGGGCCACCACCCGCCCACCATTCTGCCTGTCCCAGCTACCAGCACAGCCGCTGCAGCCGTTGCTTCTACGGCAACCATCAGCGTCCCCATTGCTGCCACCCAAG TGTCagcttccctgccttcctcagtggCTCCGTTCACGCTCTCTCCGGCTGCCACTGTGACTGTCAGCACCTCCCCTGCAATGATTCCCCAGACCACCTCAAGCCCAGGGCCCAGGGAGGAACCAGAGATACTAATGCTCCGCTCCACAACCCCTACACCACCTCCCCCTTCGATCCTTGCTCCGCGGCCAAGACGGCAGCCACCTCCCCCGCCTCGGTCACCCTTCTATCTG GAATCACTTGAAGAGAAGcggaagaagcagaaggaggagcgCCTGGACCGGCTTTTCCGCCTCAACGAGCAGCACTGCAATCTGGCGCCCATCTACGGGACGGAGGTGCTGCGCTTCTGCACCCTCTTCCCCCCTGCCGCTGCCGCATGGAGGAACGGGGAGGAAACCGAAGAGCAAGCAGCGGCTGCAGAGGATGTAGAACCGCGGGGCTGGAGAGGAACCAGCTACACCCACTGCTACGCAGCTCAAGTGCAAAGGGATCCGCAGAACCTTGCATCCCACTGGCAGCGCTCAGAGACTTTGGCCCAGGCAATCCTGACACCCCAGCAACGCATCAAGCAGCTGACAAACATTATCGAGAG GTTCATTTTCGCTATGCCTCCTGTGGAGGCTCCTGCCATCACCATGCATACCTCTCACCCGCCCCCGTCGCTCCTGCTCCAGCAGGCTGTCTTCAAGGAGACACTGCGCCAAGAGCTGTCATCCCGTGCCAGTTGCCTGCATCGCATTGTCTGCAACATGAGGACTCAGTTCCCAGACCTCCGCCTCATCCAATACGACTGTG GGAAACTGCAGACGTTGGATGTTTTGCTGCGGCAGCTTAAGGCCGGAGCCCATCGAGTCCTCATCTTCACCCAGATGACCCGTATGTTGGATGTGCTGGAGCAATTCCTTAATTACCACGGGCATATCTACCTGCGGCTGGATGGGAGCACTCGTGTGGAGCAGCGGCAG GCACTGATGGAGCGTTTCAATGCAGACAAGCGCATTTTCTGCTTCATCCTGTCAACGCGCAGCGGAGGCGTCGGGGTGAACCTGACAGGTGCAGACACCGTGGTGTTCTACGATAGCGACTGGAACCCCACCATGGATGCCCAAGCCCAAGATCGCTGCCACCGGATTGGGCAGACACGGGACGTTCACATCTACAG ATTGATTAGTGAAAGGACAGTGGAGGAAAATATCCTGAAGAAGGCTAATCAGAAGAGGATGCTGGGTGATATGGCCATTGAGGGGGGTAACTTCACCACAGCCTATTTCAAACAG CAAACCATCCGCGATCTGTTTGACATGCCACTGGACGAACCAggcaagaaagagggagaggctcCGCTTCcagcacaggaagaagaggaggatccTATGGCCACCAAACAGGCTCAAATTCTGGAGCAG GCTCTGTGCAGAGCAGAAGACCCCGAGGATATCCGCGCAGCCACCCAAGCCAAGGCGGAGCAAGTGGCCGAGCTGGCCGAGTTCAATGAGAACATCCCTTTGGATGCAGACGACAGACCcagcagggaagaggaggaggaaatgtcTAGGGCGGAGCAGGAAATTGCTTCGCTGGTAGAACAG CTCACTCCCATTGAGCGCTACGCCATGAACTTCCTGGAGGCATCTCTGGAGGACATCAGTCGGGAGGAATTGAAGCAGGCAGAG GAACAGGTAGAAGCGGCTCGGAAAGACATCGACCAGGCTAAAGACGAGGTGGTCTTCAAACTGCCAGAAGATGAAGATGAGTGCTTGCTTACTGAGGAAGCCTCCAGTAAGAGGAGCAAGAAGGCCAGGGGTTCCAGCCGCACAGCCTCAGAAAGGACAGGCACCCGCATGAGCGAAAGGCTGCGCAGCACGCGCCAAACGTTGCGAGACGGGGATGGGGGAGATGCAGAGTCCCCCCAAGCGAGGCTGCCCCATCTCCGACATTCCAGGGCGACGGCGGAAGAGGAGGACGACGGCCTGCCTCAGGTTGCCCAGCACACACGAGGGGCTGCCATCCGAAGGGAACTGGTGCGGGATGACATGCCAGCACACCCTGCCCCGCACGCTCGGAGGACTGCAGTTCGCCGAGAGGAGCTGTGGACTAAGCTGCCAGCTGGCGGAGAGAGGCTGCCGAAATTGGCCCAGCACAGAACTGAGGCGTTGGCTTCTAGTGATAGGATTTTGAGAACTAATCTCCACAGGACAGACACCCAACCTGCTGGGGAGAAGTTACTACGAGTTACTCCCCCCAAACCAGATCTGGGCGCTGCTGGCGATAGGTTACTTAGAGGCACGCATCCTGTGGGGGACAGGCCACCCCGAAGTGCCTCCCAGAGAACAGACACTGGTGTGGATAAAGTTCTGAGGGCAGGCCAGCAGAAACCTGAGAAACCCCTCGGGCTGGATAAACTCCAAAGCAGCCCGCCCAGGCCAGAGGCCCCAACATTTGAGGCTCAGGTCCCCCAGATCCACCCGCAAGGACTTGACAGAGATGCCATCaaagtgaaagtggatttaagAGAGCAGAAAGGGGAAGTGTTCCATCACCGTCCCTCATCCCCCGGCTTGCCAGCCTCCAAAGATGGACGGACCATTGAGGCATCGGCATGTCCTGGCCCGCTGGCTCATGAGAAGCCACTGAATATACAGACGCCACCTGACACAGAGAAGGCCCCACTGAAGATTTTAGAGACGTCACCAGACCTGGCTGCTCCTGTTGCCACTGTGAAACTACCGTATGAGAGCAGACCAGAGGATGCGCGAGAAGTAGGCCTTGCTGCAGGGGTTCAAAAGGAATGCTTGTCCCAGCCAGAAGAAAAGACAGATAAGAGCCCAACGGCAGAGCGACAAGATCCGTTGAACTCTGTGAATGATGTACCCGCACAGGAAGCTCAGGAAAGAGCTTCTTTGGGCAGTGTCGACAGGACAGGGTCTGAGAAAGCTGTCTGTCAAAGCTCAGAGGACACCCCTCTGGAAAACACGGACAGAGTAGTGCCGGAATCCATTAGCGAAGCCATGAAGGTTGAGGGACCTGTGCAGACGTCCCCAGACCGCTCGGCAGCTGCTGCTGGTTGTCTCCCTCAACTGGAAACTCCGCCTTGTGTCAAAGAACAAAACGGTTTGGAGCAGCCTCCCAGAATTGGCGGCTTGCCTTGTCCCGTTCCTAGCTTCCCGAATGAACCCAAGCCAAAAATGTCACCTGCAGAGACTGCGCCGCCAACACCAGAGCCAGCTATCGGCGAAGCCGGCAGCCTCAAGGAATCGCTCAAGCAGGGACCAGGGGCGGGAGGGAAGCCGCTGCCTGCAGAGGAGCTGCGCAACAAAGAAACAGAGGTTCCTGCTAGATGCCCAGAGACTGACTCTGTACAAGAGAGCCCGTTAGCTGTTGCGGTGATCTCCCCAGGAGCTGTGTCTTCAGATGAGAATCCCTCACCGGCCAGAGCGCCCCGCCGCCGAACCAGCGCAGATGTCCTCATTCTGCGGAGCTGTCAGGACCAAGATGGCCCCGCTGCTAAAGTCTTGCGGAAGTTGCCAGGGCGTTTGGTCACTGTGGTGGAAGAGAAAGAGCTGattcggcggcggcggcggaacCGTGTGCGCAGGCTGGAGGCTGCCACCAGCGCCGTGTTGAGTCCCAGCAACAGCTCAGAGCCAGAGGCCTCCTCCTCGAGCAAACCGTTGCCGTTGCTCCGGGACTTGCCTGCCCGTCGGAGGATTGAGCTGGAGAGCCGGGCAGCGGCCAAGGAGAAAGATGGTTGTCCGAGAGAAGAGCTGCTGGTTCATGCTTCCCCTGAGCCTGTCAAACGCAAACGAGGACGTCCCCCCAAGAATAAGACCCCTGAGCAGCAGAGTTCAGGGTTGCCACGGCCCTGCCTTGAGCCAGCCCTAGAAATCAACCCCCAAAGCAAAGCACTGGAGAAGAAGATGCCAGAAATTCAGCCCCCGAAGAAGGCGCCAGAGAAAAACACGCCCAGGACAGCCTCTGCCAAGAGCAAGGGTCACAGTAGCAAGAATGACTCTCCTGTAGAAAAGCGCAGGCGTGGCCGGCCCCCTAAAATACGGGAACCCCCCATCGTACCTCCCAGATCTCCTGCCGTGCTACCAGCCACACTTGCAAACCCTCTGATTGCCGAGCTATCCCCTAAGGTGCCAGAGCAGCTGAACACACCCATTGGGCCTGCCCCCCTGACAGAGGCAACATCTGGGGTTCACGAACCAGTAGACATTCATCCCAAATCAACTTCCATCTCAAAAACCTCCCCTAAGGGACGGAACCGTAAGACCCCGCATCCCAAACCTGCATCAAAACCTGTTTCTAAGGCACAAGATTTGGCCAAGCCTCCCAAACAGCTTTCCAAGTCGTCTGCAGAAGAGCGGGAACCACTTGCTAGCGCGCCTGCGACACAGCCTGTCCCCGAGAGGCAACAGCTGCCTTCTCCACCGTGCCCCCTCCCTCAGACTGCTCTTGCTCCCCCGTCAGCGGAAGCTCCACCCAAACGGAAAAGGGGTCGCCCCCCCAAGAACTCGGTTTCTCCTTGCGTGGAGGCGACACGGCCTCCACCCTCCACCTCTGACCAGGAGACCTCCATAGAGAACAAGGCCCCGGCTCCTCCGGTTCGCAAGAGGCGGAGGCGAAGGAGAAAGGACGAACTGGGCCCGGCATTGGCGAGTGTCAACCAGAGCTCGTCGGAGGGTGAGGACGCTCGGCCGCTGACCAGACTGGCTGTGCTCAAGCGAGAAGAGAAGCCAGAGCCGAGCAGCGAGGGTTCAGCTCAGCCTGCCTCCAAGCGCGCCGGAGCTGAGGGCGCTTCGTCGGCAGAGAGCAGCACCGGGGAGCAGCCTTCTAGCGACGCCCCCTCTCGCTCCACACGTCTCCGGCCCGGCTGTCTTGTCCCACCTCTGGTACGGGAGACCCAGCGACGGAAACGGCGCTGCTCCCTGGGGGGCAGCCAGGCGAGCAACAGCAGCAAGTCGCCCGTCCCCCAGGCGGCCTCCGAGCAAGAGGGTGGAGAGTCGGAGTCCTCCCTGCAGTCGTCTTCGGAATCGAGTGGTAACAAGCGTATCCAACACCCGAAGCGCCAGTGCTATGAATCTGCAGGGGTgcgtggcagggggaggggccagcGGTACAAGAGGGGGTTGGCGGACCGCATTCTCCGCAGCGCGGCCAAGCCCCCCGAGAGTACCCACTCGGCCTCATCCCCCGTCCCCATGCGGAAAGCAGGCCCGGCTTCCACTCCCACCTCAGTGGGAGCAGTCTCCGGGACGCCCTCCGCTGTCACCTCCTCAGCCGCTCCGCTTACCTCCTCGCTAAGTAACAGAGGCCGCAAGCCCAAGACGTGA